A region of Aphanothece sacrum FPU1 DNA encodes the following proteins:
- a CDS encoding DMT family transporter, which produces MRSPHPWQVGLILIIGVIAVSMAAIFIRLSLEASGQSGIGFSLFLAASRIIIAAFFLVPTWRNFSQITVTPKAYYYGISAGLALGLHFATWITSLSFTSIVASTTLVTTNPVWVSLISWIWFQEKPSLRTIFGIIIALIGGIFIALGDTKGIPTGSNPLLGNILALVGAWMGSLYLVWGREAQREGLRVGSYIIIAYTTAAIALFPLPLLIGSGYFGYSPRVYGYVFLMAIFSQLIGHTSLNWAVRWISPTLVTLAILFEPVGASFLGFILFREVPSLVVITGAIILLLGVMIAAIDSYTEG; this is translated from the coding sequence ATGCGATCGCCTCATCCTTGGCAAGTTGGATTGATTTTAATTATAGGGGTAATTGCTGTCTCTATGGCAGCCATTTTTATTCGTCTTTCCCTAGAAGCATCGGGTCAATCAGGAATTGGATTCAGCCTATTTTTAGCGGCATCTCGCATTATTATAGCAGCCTTTTTTTTAGTTCCAACCTGGCGTAATTTTTCTCAAATAACTGTTACCCCTAAAGCTTATTATTATGGTATTAGTGCGGGATTAGCGTTAGGTTTGCATTTTGCAACTTGGATTACTTCCCTCTCCTTTACCAGTATTGTTGCTTCTACTACTCTGGTAACTACTAACCCTGTGTGGGTATCTCTGATTTCTTGGATTTGGTTCCAAGAAAAACCAAGCTTACGTACCATTTTTGGCATTATAATCGCTTTAATTGGGGGTATTTTCATTGCATTGGGAGATACTAAGGGCATCCCCACAGGAAGTAACCCACTGTTAGGTAATATTTTAGCCTTAGTGGGAGCATGGATGGGCAGTCTTTATTTAGTCTGGGGACGAGAAGCACAACGAGAAGGGTTAAGGGTAGGAAGTTATATTATTATTGCTTATACAACCGCCGCGATCGCTCTTTTTCCTTTACCATTATTGATAGGTTCGGGTTATTTTGGCTATTCTCCAAGGGTCTATGGATATGTGTTTCTGATGGCTATTTTTTCGCAATTAATTGGTCATACGAGCTTGAATTGGGCCGTTAGATGGATCTCTCCAACATTAGTCACCCTAGCTATTTTATTTGAACCTGTGGGAGCAAGTTTTTTAGGGTTTATTCTGTTTCGAGAAGTTCCCTCTCTAGTGGTGATCACGGGTGCGATCATCTTATTATTAGGAGTGATGATCGCAGCTATTGATTCTTATACAGAAGGTTGA
- a CDS encoding DUF1823 family protein produces MMNLPPLNDETIWAILNEEIDDDTVNQLVWYYLGYRYDKVSQTWDNSQVAEDWQKDYPEPPNFIENRPPIVKLTRSIPQENKQILKEKLGFKGYKLGEFNPRDTRRVTMANWLLSYRESI; encoded by the coding sequence ATCATGAATTTACCCCCCCTTAATGATGAAACAATTTGGGCTATTCTTAATGAAGAAATTGATGATGATACAGTTAATCAGTTAGTCTGGTATTATTTAGGGTATCGTTATGATAAAGTGAGTCAAACTTGGGATAATAGTCAAGTAGCAGAAGATTGGCAAAAAGACTATCCTGAGCCTCCTAATTTTATTGAAAATAGACCACCAATTGTTAAATTAACTCGTTCTATTCCTCAAGAAAATAAACAAATTCTCAAAGAAAAATTAGGATTTAAAGGTTATAAACTTGGCGAATTTAATCCAAGAGATACCCGTCGAGTAACAATGGCTAATTGGTTATTAAGTTATAGGGAATCAATTTAA
- the map gene encoding type I methionyl aminopeptidase, which produces MGDTITLLSKREIEKMRRAGRLAAALLDHLTPLIQPGVSTLKLNDEAERWTQAHGAVSAPLGYHGFPKSICTSINEVICHGIPHAKQILQDGDIVNIDVTPILDGYHGDISRTFFVGTPSPTAKKLVEVTEECLKRAISVVKPGAKIGDIGAAIQEYAEPHGFSVVRDFVGHGISNIFHTPPQVPHYGTKGKGKRLRAGMVFTIEPMINEGTWEAVILEDGWTAITKDGKLSAQFEHTLAVTETGVEILTLPD; this is translated from the coding sequence ATGGGAGACACTATTACCCTACTATCAAAACGCGAGATCGAAAAAATGCGCCGGGCCGGACGCTTAGCGGCTGCTTTATTAGATCATCTGACTCCCCTGATTCAGCCAGGAGTGAGTACATTAAAACTTAATGATGAGGCTGAACGGTGGACACAAGCTCACGGTGCTGTAAGCGCACCTTTAGGTTATCATGGCTTTCCTAAATCTATTTGTACCAGTATTAATGAAGTGATTTGTCACGGTATCCCCCATGCTAAGCAAATTCTCCAAGATGGGGATATTGTTAATATTGATGTGACTCCTATTCTGGATGGCTATCATGGGGATATTTCTAGAACCTTTTTTGTGGGAACTCCTTCCCCCACGGCCAAGAAGTTAGTAGAAGTGACGGAAGAATGTTTAAAACGGGCTATTTCCGTAGTTAAACCTGGGGCAAAAATTGGAGATATTGGGGCAGCAATTCAAGAATACGCGGAACCTCATGGTTTTTCGGTAGTTAGGGATTTTGTGGGTCACGGTATTAGTAATATTTTTCATACTCCCCCCCAAGTGCCTCATTATGGTACGAAAGGGAAGGGGAAACGGTTACGTGCGGGGATGGTATTTACTATTGAACCGATGATTAATGAGGGGACGTGGGAAGCGGTTATTTTAGAGGATGGTTGGACAGCTATTACTAAAGATGGTAAGCTTTCGGCGCAATTTGAACATACTCTAGCAGTTACGGAAACGGGTGTAGAAATTTTGACGTTACCTGATTAG
- a CDS encoding Fic family protein yields the protein MARIRVARPFSQLLEDVNPQKFLPLLGKYGAADSQGRYLHWNDFKWRVESDDDELAAWVATKISRKTIAKNLSLLQAENDHCFSYCIPDSLFTQLHIIDKMTGGGREINDGAFVSSSEKNRYLIKSLIQEEAITSSQLEGASTTRQVAKEMLEKNLTPKDKSQQMILNNYLLMKKAVEKKDEELSIEFILELHKIATYEAIENQATPGEIRQDNSIIISDLYGENIFRPPDWTTIKSRLTNLCNFANSDHSQNNRINFIHPIIKAIILHFMIAYIHPFGDGNGRTARAIFYWSILRSGYWLFEYVSISKLIQQKRGDYDKAFIYTETDDFDLTYFLYNQVDTIEKAVKSLYQYIDRKQQDFYEFMDWIDKSPVAKKLKTGHLEILKEALRNPGREFTSKQVAIDFGVTENTARSYLNKLVDKDLLIPAQSKSGKTVLYLAPANLRTRLKLE from the coding sequence ATGGCGAGAATTAGAGTAGCTAGGCCTTTTAGTCAGCTATTAGAAGATGTTAACCCCCAAAAATTCCTACCTTTACTGGGGAAATATGGCGCGGCAGATTCCCAAGGAAGGTATTTACATTGGAATGATTTTAAATGGAGGGTTGAGTCAGATGATGATGAATTAGCCGCATGGGTAGCTACTAAAATTTCCCGCAAAACAATCGCTAAGAACTTATCATTATTACAAGCTGAAAATGACCACTGTTTTAGTTATTGTATCCCCGACTCACTATTTACACAATTACATATCATCGATAAAATGACAGGGGGTGGTCGAGAGATAAATGATGGTGCTTTTGTATCTTCCTCTGAAAAAAATCGTTATTTAATCAAAAGTTTGATACAAGAGGAAGCTATTACTTCATCCCAACTTGAAGGGGCTTCAACGACTCGTCAAGTTGCCAAGGAAATGCTAGAAAAAAATCTTACCCCAAAAGATAAATCTCAACAGATGATACTGAATAATTATCTGTTGATGAAAAAAGCTGTTGAAAAAAAAGATGAAGAATTATCTATTGAATTTATTTTAGAGTTACATAAGATTGCTACATACGAAGCAATTGAAAATCAAGCTACACCAGGAGAAATTAGACAAGATAATAGTATTATTATTTCAGATTTATATGGTGAGAATATTTTTCGTCCTCCCGATTGGACAACGATTAAATCTAGGTTGACAAATTTGTGTAATTTTGCTAATAGTGATCACAGTCAAAATAACCGTATTAATTTTATTCATCCTATTATAAAAGCTATTATTCTACATTTTATGATTGCCTATATTCATCCTTTTGGTGATGGCAATGGTAGAACCGCAAGGGCTATTTTTTATTGGAGTATTCTCAGGTCTGGTTATTGGTTATTTGAATATGTTTCCATTAGCAAACTTATTCAACAAAAACGTGGAGATTATGACAAAGCCTTCATTTATACTGAAACTGATGATTTTGACCTGACATATTTTCTCTATAATCAGGTTGATACGATAGAAAAAGCGGTTAAATCTTTGTATCAGTATATAGACAGAAAACAACAAGATTTTTATGAATTTATGGACTGGATAGACAAAAGTCCTGTGGCAAAAAAATTAAAAACAGGTCATTTAGAAATATTAAAAGAAGCGTTAAGAAACCCAGGTAGGGAATTTACGTCAAAACAAGTAGCCATAGATTTCGGGGTAACTGAGAATACTGCTAGAAGTTATCTTAATAAATTAGTTGACAAAGATTTATTAATACCTGCTCAATCTAAAAGTGGCAAAACTGTTCTTTATCTTGCTCCAGCTAACTTAAGAACAAGATTGAAACTTGAATAA
- a CDS encoding C40 family peptidase encodes MTSVSTSLDPLLSSTDDEYYCHYALDLFDGSSCNNLATQVSPGRHLKVLDSPVKTEAIRVRLCEDGYIAWLSATNKEDLYLASKPYQPTILSRREIEPYLSQIIDFTKIAMTQPNYYLWGGTVGPNYDCSGLIQAAFANSGIWLPRDSYQQENFTKRITKEELLPGDLIFFGTEKVDHVALYLGEGYYIHSSGIQMGRNGIAIDSLSDEGDEISQGYYAKLWSFGRVIESYCA; translated from the coding sequence ATGACTTCTGTATCTACTTCCTTAGACCCCTTATTATCCTCCACTGATGATGAATATTATTGTCATTATGCCCTTGATTTATTTGATGGGTCTAGTTGTAATAATTTAGCCACTCAAGTATCTCCAGGAAGACATCTAAAAGTTTTAGACTCTCCCGTGAAAACAGAAGCTATACGAGTGCGTTTGTGCGAAGATGGATATATTGCTTGGTTATCTGCTACTAACAAAGAAGATTTATATCTCGCGTCTAAACCTTATCAACCGACTATTTTATCCCGTCGAGAAATTGAACCTTATTTGAGTCAAATTATAGATTTTACAAAAATAGCTATGACCCAACCTAATTATTATTTATGGGGGGGAACAGTGGGGCCAAATTATGATTGTTCGGGTTTGATACAAGCAGCATTTGCTAATTCTGGTATTTGGTTGCCAAGAGATTCTTATCAACAAGAAAATTTCACTAAAAGAATTACAAAAGAAGAACTCTTACCAGGGGATTTAATCTTTTTTGGTACTGAAAAAGTTGATCATGTTGCCTTATATTTAGGGGAAGGATATTATATTCATAGTTCGGGAATACAGATGGGCAGAAATGGAATTGCGATTGATAGTTTGTCGGATGAAGGAGATGAGATAAGTCAGGGATATTATGCTAAATTGTGGAGTTTTGGACGAGTGATTGAGAGTTATTGTGCGTAG
- a CDS encoding GNAT family N-acetyltransferase, with protein sequence MDCRHIQFSMDKSKVDLWQLQALFNEAAFWARERTLEDLEIAINNSNPVVTVWDGTRMIGFCRATSDGIYRGTIWDVVIHPDYQGAGLGRKLVETALSHPLMSRVERVYLMTTHQQQFYERIGFEENKSTTMVLHNTYEMSALSVSKHSLEFQTKELDTVSV encoded by the coding sequence ATGGATTGTCGTCATATTCAGTTTTCTATGGACAAGTCTAAGGTTGATCTTTGGCAACTTCAAGCATTATTTAATGAAGCTGCATTTTGGGCTAGAGAACGAACCCTTGAGGATTTAGAGATAGCTATTAATAATAGTAATCCTGTAGTAACAGTGTGGGATGGAACCCGAATGATTGGGTTTTGTCGTGCCACTTCTGATGGGATTTATCGTGGTACAATTTGGGATGTGGTAATTCATCCTGATTATCAAGGGGCAGGGTTAGGCCGCAAATTAGTAGAAACAGCTTTAAGTCATCCTTTGATGAGTCGTGTTGAACGGGTTTATCTGATGACAACCCATCAACAACAATTTTACGAACGCATCGGATTTGAGGAAAACAAATCAACAACGATGGTGTTACATAATACTTATGAAATGAGTGCTTTATCTGTGTCTAAACACTCTCTGGAATTTCAGACCAAGGAATTAGACACTGTAAGCGTGTAA
- a CDS encoding sensor histidine kinase, translating into MMNDEIEALKQELEQTKLAYQMAVQLSQFKSGFLAKTSHELRSPLSTLMGLHQLILSDLCENHEEEREFIEQAYKSAQKLLNTIDQIVTISKIDYSRIDLKNQVISVANLLETLYNFTHLQAINYNLQIIIETPNPDCYIHADSERLLQGLIILVETGISLIKRGTIKIFTSINKDKNLVKITVDIPCSMELWQSEIEPLEMSGLTLNSLKEWSQKLDNSPGMKCLLCQTLLKKMGGQLNLIDLSPQCVTRLQCLIPWSEIPESV; encoded by the coding sequence ATGATGAATGATGAAATTGAAGCGTTAAAACAAGAGTTAGAACAAACAAAACTAGCTTATCAAATGGCAGTTCAACTAAGTCAGTTTAAAAGTGGATTTTTAGCCAAAACTTCCCATGAATTACGTTCACCTCTCAGTACTTTAATGGGATTACATCAACTTATTTTATCTGATCTTTGTGAAAATCACGAAGAAGAACGAGAATTTATTGAGCAAGCCTATAAATCAGCACAAAAATTATTAAATACTATTGATCAAATTGTTACTATTTCTAAAATTGATTATAGTAGAATTGATTTAAAAAATCAAGTAATTTCTGTTGCTAATTTATTAGAAACTTTATATAATTTCACTCATTTACAAGCGATTAATTATAATTTACAAATTATAATTGAAACTCCTAATCCTGATTGCTATATTCACGCTGATTCTGAACGCTTATTACAAGGATTAATTATCTTAGTAGAAACAGGAATTAGTCTAATAAAAAGAGGAACTATTAAAATATTTACCTCAATTAATAAGGATAAAAATTTAGTAAAAATTACCGTTGATATTCCCTGTTCTATGGAACTTTGGCAATCAGAAATAGAACCCTTAGAAATGTCTGGATTAACCCTTAATTCTCTAAAAGAATGGAGTCAAAAACTAGACAATTCCCCAGGAATGAAATGTCTTTTATGTCAAACTTTATTGAAAAAAATGGGGGGACAATTAAATCTGATAGACTTGTCCCCCCAATGTGTTACACGCTTACAGTGTCTAATTCCTTGGTCTGAAATTCCAGAGAGTGTTTAG
- a CDS encoding L-threonylcarbamoyladenylate synthase has product MPKISQFELIESAIKGKVVSFPTDTVPALAVLPENSSLIFATKKRPPDKPLILMGSSSQEVWQYVTGTPEELKIWQQIAQDYWPGPLTLVLPASSLVPAAMNPIDSTTIGIRIPNHKTALAILSKTGCLATTSANLSGQPPLEKMGQIAKNFPDVWTLEENSLKDMEKYGSGLPSTVAKWKDKGWKILRQGSVRIVNDE; this is encoded by the coding sequence ATGCCAAAAATTTCTCAATTTGAATTAATTGAAAGTGCAATTAAGGGAAAAGTCGTTAGTTTTCCTACAGATACTGTTCCTGCGTTAGCAGTCCTACCTGAAAATTCTTCCCTAATATTTGCCACCAAAAAACGACCTCCCGACAAACCCTTAATTCTCATGGGTTCATCTTCTCAAGAGGTATGGCAATATGTGACAGGAACTCCAGAAGAATTGAAGATTTGGCAACAGATTGCCCAAGATTATTGGCCCGGACCTTTAACCTTAGTTTTACCTGCATCTTCTTTAGTTCCAGCAGCTATGAATCCTATTGATTCTACTACTATTGGTATTCGTATTCCTAATCATAAAACCGCTTTAGCTATTTTAAGTAAAACTGGTTGTTTGGCTACCACCAGTGCTAATTTATCTGGGCAACCTCCCCTTGAAAAAATGGGACAAATTGCTAAAAATTTCCCTGATGTGTGGACATTAGAGGAAAATTCATTAAAGGACATGGAAAAATACGGTAGTGGACTGCCCTCAACTGTGGCAAAATGGAAAGATAAAGGATGGAAAATCTTACGTCAGGGAAGTGTGAGAATAGTTAATGATGAATGA
- a CDS encoding MgPME-cyclase complex family protein, with amino-acid sequence MTTYYYVLASQRFLLEEEPFEEVLQERQRDYKEKNKEIDFWLIKQPAFLEAPEFAGIKAECPQPSVTVISTNPQFITWLKLRLEYVAKGEFEAPSPTIPDPLASLEPVS; translated from the coding sequence ATGACAACTTACTACTACGTTTTGGCCAGTCAACGCTTTCTCTTAGAAGAAGAACCCTTTGAAGAAGTGCTTCAAGAAAGACAAAGGGACTATAAAGAGAAAAACAAAGAGATTGATTTTTGGCTGATTAAACAACCTGCCTTTTTAGAAGCCCCAGAATTCGCAGGAATTAAGGCTGAATGCCCTCAACCTAGCGTGACGGTGATTTCTACTAATCCTCAGTTTATCACCTGGCTCAAGTTACGCTTAGAATACGTTGCAAAAGGCGAATTTGAAGCCCCATCCCCCACTATTCCCGACCCGTTAGCCTCTCTCGAACCAGTATCGTAA
- a CDS encoding helix-turn-helix domain-containing protein — protein sequence MSKYNSNQTEQIKEIGNYLQQQRLKHDLSLEKIASMTFVRLPMLKALESGQIDLLPELIYVQGFIRRYGEALELDGHSLAQQISKSESTQILNISPEFVSCPPMEPSGEEPPPHAIQTLTKPSVSVETMPSPSPETSGIREVFRGKAFKIYWLYFLLLGGAIAGLFYLFSRPPVQQNTALNQSTQVVNPTKTQPVEPPTVPNNEVTAAPSPTSNQLISAEKSSSILEKVPVSQSPQTDVSLTPSPVSQSPQTDVSLTPSSVSQSPQTAPSPSTESAIAANPNVSPSPNTNGNTPVTASIKLDDDSWVQVKVDGKTEYEGILEKGAQQRWQAQETLLIRAGNAGAVNLSVNNQPAQLLGSQGEVKQVTLTPVSEVKSQ from the coding sequence ATGAGCAAGTATAATTCTAACCAAACCGAACAAATCAAAGAAATCGGGAATTATCTACAGCAACAACGGTTAAAACATGATTTATCCCTGGAAAAAATCGCCTCTATGACCTTTGTGCGGTTGCCTATGTTAAAAGCCCTAGAAAGCGGACAAATAGACCTGTTACCGGAATTAATCTATGTACAAGGCTTTATTCGACGTTATGGGGAAGCTTTAGAACTCGATGGTCATAGTTTAGCGCAACAAATATCTAAATCTGAGTCAACCCAAATTTTAAATATTTCTCCTGAGTTTGTCAGTTGTCCCCCTATGGAACCCTCTGGAGAAGAACCACCTCCCCACGCTATTCAAACCTTAACCAAACCTTCTGTTTCTGTTGAGACAATGCCTTCTCCTTCCCCTGAAACGTCGGGAATAAGGGAAGTTTTTAGGGGAAAGGCCTTTAAAATTTACTGGTTATATTTTCTCTTATTAGGAGGCGCGATCGCTGGATTATTTTATCTGTTCTCTCGTCCCCCTGTCCAACAAAACACCGCCCTTAACCAGTCAACTCAAGTGGTTAACCCCACCAAGACGCAACCTGTTGAACCTCCAACTGTTCCTAATAATGAGGTGACGGCGGCCCCTTCTCCTACTTCAAATCAGTTGATTTCTGCGGAAAAATCTTCTTCTATTTTAGAAAAGGTTCCCGTATCACAAAGTCCGCAAACTGATGTTTCTCTTACCCCTTCTCCTGTATCACAAAGTCCGCAAACTGATGTTTCTCTTACCCCTTCTTCTGTATCACAAAGTCCTCAAACTGCACCATCTCCCTCGACAGAAAGTGCGATCGCAGCGAACCCTAATGTCTCTCCCTCTCCTAACACGAATGGGAATACTCCTGTGACGGCCTCCATCAAACTCGATGATGACTCTTGGGTTCAAGTGAAAGTAGACGGGAAAACTGAATATGAGGGTATTCTGGAAAAAGGCGCACAACAGCGTTGGCAAGCCCAAGAAACCCTGTTAATTAGGGCGGGTAATGCGGGGGCTGTTAACCTATCGGTCAATAACCAACCAGCCCAATTATTAGGCAGTCAAGGGGAAGTCAAACAGGTAACTTTAACACCTGTTTCAGAAGTTAAAAGTCAGTAG
- a CDS encoding M14 family metallopeptidase has translation MTVKPFDFSHYYTYRELLEYLHQMTDVYPQLIQLKIIGQSYAGKDIPIAILTNQNTGKYLEKPGYWIDANTHAGEVTGSAVACYILYYLLTQYQQDSMATRLLDHHTIYILPRIAIDGAEKYLTTPYRLRSSIRPYPYPDEQDGLHQEDINGDGLILQMRIKDDCGGWKISEQEPRLMVKREPEEFEGTYYTILPEGSILNYDGYEVKLATTFEGMDFNRNYPYLWSPEGQQQGAGDFPFSEPETRAEAEFWQENRNINGFISYHTYSAVILRPYSTHADEHFPVSDLDIYKLLGEKGTAITGYECISVYHDFRYHPKDVTYGVMDDYAYDHFGWFGFTIELWDAPTQAGVKKENYIDWGGKHPIEDDLKLFKWNDENEIKGFIDWQPFNHPQLGEVEIGGWNFKEMWQNAPEKYLPEICERQCKFALTHALMSPLLAISKATITHQGADIYHVVFELENRGFLPTYTSQKTLERKAVRLIEVILSLPEKVSLISGKLEQEIDHLEGRSNKAYNTFAKGTDYRRHLEWVIKGPVDSIIEITACSERAGTVRCSLNIKMI, from the coding sequence ATGACTGTCAAACCTTTTGATTTTAGCCACTACTACACCTATAGAGAGTTATTAGAATATTTGCATCAAATGACCGATGTTTATCCCCAACTTATACAACTAAAAATTATTGGACAAAGTTATGCGGGAAAAGATATTCCTATAGCTATTCTAACGAATCAAAACACCGGAAAGTATTTAGAAAAGCCTGGATATTGGATAGATGCTAATACCCATGCAGGAGAAGTTACAGGTTCTGCCGTTGCTTGTTATATTTTATATTATTTATTAACCCAATATCAACAAGATTCTATGGCGACCCGTTTACTGGATCATCACACTATTTATATATTACCAAGAATTGCCATTGATGGGGCCGAAAAATATCTGACTACTCCCTATCGTTTACGTTCTAGTATTCGTCCTTATCCCTATCCCGATGAACAAGATGGACTCCATCAAGAAGATATCAATGGGGACGGTTTAATATTACAAATGCGGATAAAAGATGACTGTGGAGGATGGAAAATTTCTGAACAAGAACCCCGTTTAATGGTTAAACGAGAACCCGAAGAATTTGAGGGAACCTATTATACTATTTTACCTGAAGGTTCTATCCTTAATTATGATGGCTATGAAGTTAAATTAGCTACTACTTTTGAAGGAATGGACTTTAATAGAAATTATCCCTATCTTTGGTCACCAGAAGGACAACAACAAGGGGCAGGAGATTTTCCCTTTTCTGAACCAGAAACCCGTGCAGAAGCAGAATTTTGGCAAGAAAATCGGAATATTAATGGGTTTATTAGTTATCATACTTATTCTGCGGTAATTTTGCGTCCTTATAGCACTCATGCTGATGAACATTTTCCCGTTTCAGACTTAGATATTTATAAATTACTAGGAGAAAAGGGTACAGCAATAACTGGATATGAATGTATCTCTGTTTATCATGATTTTCGTTACCATCCTAAAGATGTTACCTATGGGGTAATGGATGATTATGCTTATGATCATTTTGGTTGGTTTGGGTTTACCATTGAGTTATGGGATGCCCCAACACAAGCAGGTGTTAAGAAAGAAAATTATATCGACTGGGGTGGTAAACATCCCATAGAAGATGACTTAAAATTGTTTAAGTGGAATGATGAAAATGAGATAAAAGGTTTTATTGACTGGCAACCTTTTAATCATCCCCAGTTAGGAGAAGTAGAAATAGGTGGCTGGAATTTTAAAGAAATGTGGCAAAATGCCCCAGAAAAATATTTACCTGAAATCTGTGAAAGGCAATGTAAATTTGCCTTAACTCATGCGTTAATGTCTCCTTTATTAGCCATATCTAAGGCTACAATTACTCATCAAGGTGCAGATATTTATCACGTCGTTTTTGAGTTAGAAAATAGAGGATTTTTACCAACTTATACAAGCCAAAAAACCTTAGAACGTAAGGCAGTTCGTCTTATAGAAGTTATTCTCAGTTTACCTGAAAAAGTGAGTTTAATTAGTGGAAAATTAGAACAAGAAATAGACCATTTAGAAGGCCGTTCTAATAAAGCTTATAATACTTTTGCTAAAGGAACTGATTACCGTCGTCATCTAGAATGGGTAATCAAAGGGCCTGTTGATAGTATAATCGAGATTACTGCTTGTTCAGAAAGAGCAGGAACGGTCAGATGTTCTTTAAATATTAAAATGATTTGA
- a CDS encoding glycogen-binding domain-containing protein yields MLLKGMSAQVVEKEALYILNHCTKYLARDNTDGRHNYFTRFNPNDPRSNISEVWRFPIIDSYRDKDNPETSYNFNEVTFVYAALGNNQPQSVSVIGTFANLYEPIPLLPISFLEEATGYYAVTVVVPKGEKHIYKFLVDGIVQLDPINPQHVILDNGETWSRFFTQLCTEILVLEHWEVQILERLTDQ; encoded by the coding sequence ATGTTGCTCAAAGGTATGTCAGCACAAGTTGTAGAAAAAGAAGCCCTGTATATTTTGAATCACTGTACCAAATATCTGGCCAGAGATAATACAGATGGTCGCCATAACTACTTTACTCGTTTCAACCCCAATGATCCCAGAAGTAATATTAGTGAAGTATGGCGATTTCCTATCATTGATAGTTATCGAGATAAAGATAATCCAGAAACTAGCTATAATTTTAACGAAGTTACCTTTGTCTATGCAGCATTAGGCAATAATCAACCCCAATCTGTATCAGTTATTGGAACTTTTGCTAATCTGTATGAACCCATTCCCTTACTACCCATTTCCTTTTTAGAAGAAGCAACAGGTTATTATGCTGTTACCGTTGTGGTTCCCAAAGGGGAAAAACATATCTATAAATTCCTAGTGGATGGTATCGTCCAATTAGATCCGATTAATCCCCAACACGTAATTTTAGATAATGGAGAAACTTGGTCAAGATTTTTTACTCAATTGTGTACGGAAATTTTGGTTTTAGAACATTGGGAAGTGCAAATTTTAGAACGATTAACCGATCAATGA